TACATACTTGTATCTGTCTTATTGGGTTTGTGATACTTGTTATGATTCATAGGATCATACTGTGTTTACTGCTTGTGTATGGTGGTCCTGTAGTCTAATATGTGAAAAATGTGTTTAAGTATACTTCTGACCTTAGTTGGGAATATTCCTATGGCAGTGACAACTTGGACTGCAACACTATGCTTGAGAACTCATTGAGTGCAAAAGAGAAAATAATCTCGGAACTGAATATGGAACTCCATAATATGGAGACAACCTTGTCGAATGAGCGGGAGCAACACATTAATGATATCAAGAAGTTGAATGGGTTGCTAAGGGAAAAGGTACTATTTGATTCAATTTTTGAGCAGTCATGCAATGCTTTTGAAAGTGTATTTGATTTTGATTAGTACTTTATCTTATGAGATGCAGTTTGGCCACCCTCTATTTGTGTCCATGCATGCTACTTTAGACCCTTAGGACCTTGTGTAGCACCTTCAGAATATTGAGAAAAaagtaacttttgtaattgtctattttcaggacatcattattGAGAATATCAAGAAAGAGCTTCAAGCCAGGCCGGCAACAAAGTTAGTTGATGATCTGCGTAAGAAAGTCAAAATTCTGCAGGTACTCAATGATGTATTaactttcattttcttttgttgGTACGAAATCTATTCTTGTCAAACTCTTTTTTAAAATTTGATTTTCTTGTAACATAGGCAGTGGGATATAATTCAATTGAAGCCGAGGATTGGGAAGTAGCTACGGATGGAGAAGAAATGAGCAAGTTGGAGTCAATGCTTCTTGACAAGAATCGTAAAATGGAACATGAACTCACACAGCTAAAGGTATTAGGTGACTCGTATGCATGACTCCTTCTCTCTTCTTTTGTCTAAATGACGTATTCATTTTCATGTATAACAATCAGCATAATAAATATGTGTGCAGTTATCTATCACATCCTCATAATTCATTAAGTAATATTTGTTTTTCAATGTGAAATTGATCAATCATTCCAAGCTTGAGGATTAACGTATAGATTAAAAGAGATGCATCTTTGTTCCCTCGCAAATATGACCACCTTCTTCCAGCCCCTGCTATTGCAACTAACTCGACCAGTTCCACTATCAGACCTCAGTTATTTATTGTAAAATAAACTTCCAAATACTGCCTCTGTGTTTAATTACTCAAAAACAAGTTCTTATATTTAAATTTTAACCCGACAGTCACATTTATTTGTTTTGTTACATTTTTGCCAGAAATTACTATGATTATAATTTCGATCTGATTGCTTCCAATTGCTTTTTGTAAAGTTTGTATGACAATATTATAACTAAatctttttttatataaattaaCTGAAGAATAAGCATGCCAACACATTCAATTAGCTTTGATTTTTTTGACACCGTTTGTGATTGTAAAGAACTTGGTATGCTATAATGTATTCTGCGCACTTCTTTATTCAGGTCAAACTTTCTGAGCAATCAACTTTGCTGGAAACGGCTGAACAGAAGGTTGCAGAGCTAGTTGCAAAGGTGAACGAACAGCAAAGGTTAATATCGAAGCTGGAAGATGATATATTGAAGGTTTGAAACCCAGCCATTTCCATGTTAAATTTATATTATTTGAAATTGCTTTTCATTTTTCTCATTCTGTGTTCATTTCACACTCTTGATTGCTGCTATATCTCGATTACTTGGGAATCTTTTTCAGAAAATTGATCCACCATCTGTTAGAATTTGTGTGTAGTTCTGTCCTAATGATTTTACTTGTCATACAGGGTTACAACTCTACAGATCGAAAAGGTACCCGGTTTGATGATTGGGATATCCACGATGTAGGTGCCGAGCTTTCTGAGGtgcttttctttctctccttctggTATCTGTATGCTGTGATGTAATGCTTTAGTTTTAGCGATGCCCTTGATGTTTGTGAATAATTAGGGACACATTATTGCAAGAGAAAAGATTAATTAAACGAGATTTAAAGCGAGGTCCTTTTGGGTAACTATCTGTGAGAACCAAATTTGTTTCTTGGTTCATGTAGCATCCTTTATTGCATTAGTGTATTGGTAAGATGTCTGCATCTCGTATTCTTGCTTTTACTATGTGTATAGTCTCACAGCAGGAATACTGACTAGGAAAAGGATCTTTTAGAtctctttcctttatttttgttCATATAATTCTCGATTTCCTTGCGGATTTTGAACTGAACTTATGAGTAGATACTAGAATACTTGTCTGATTTATTCAATTTGTTGCCTTGGACCAGAATGCAGAACAAAAGCACATAGCATCAGATCAAGATCAAAACTCAATGCTCAAGGTAATCTGCAATCAGCGAGATAGGTTCCGCGCTCGTTTGCGAGAGACGGAAGAGGTAATCAGTTTGCCGTAGAAAATGTGTATCAGATTGCTTTTTTTACTTTTCAGACTGCCAATTAGCTTTGCTGCTAGTACTTATTGCTAAGTACATATCTATTCCTATGATCTCTTTAATTTATCTTATGTGGCAGGAAGTTAGGCAGTTGAAGGAGAAGATAGGGGGCCTGACGGTAGAACTTGAAAAAACCAAAGCTGATAATGTAAAACTATATGGAAAGATCCGCTATGTTCAAGACTATAGTCTTGAAAAGCTAGTATCCAGGGGAGCAAGGAAGGTGCTCCTTTAATAATCTCCACTCAgtatctttttttcattttttgctTTTCTATCAGGTTGATAgtatgtttcttttcttttattctttatttatcttttatcGTTTATGCACTAATCTTCAGCATTCAGAAGACTTGGAGAGTGGCTTCAGCTCAGACTTTGAATCCAAGTACAAAAAGATATATGAGGATGATATAAATCCTTTCGCCGCTTTTTCAAGAAAGGTATCTTGCATCAGCcttttcataattttttgaatTATTTAGAATGATGTTGAATCCATTGATATGGTTAGGTTGACATTAGCTTACAATTTTAGCACTAATTTTTCGGTAAAGACCAAATGAAAATTAGTTAAATGCTAATTTTTTTGGTAGAATGTTGTTATCATTGAACACAACACAACACGGCCATAAAAAATGAGCATACTTCGTGATATGTAACTTCTTTATCTATTGAATTGAATGTCAACTGTTACTACCGACGGTTGAAATGTAAATCGGTTGATGATACGGTCCCATATCATGAAATGTGCTCATTGATATGGGATTGTAGTGAACAATAAAAACAGTATTATACCAAAAACTTAGCATCTACTTGGATTCATTTGGTCTCTAATCAGTGCTGACATTGTAAGATAATATCAATGCTACCTCACTAAGAATTAGGTGCGCCTACAGTGACTTTTTCTTATACGTTATCATTTTGATGCATTCGTTGGGTGAAAGGCTTATATATCTTGTGCTTCATATTGAACCAGGAAAGAGACCAAAGGTACAAGGAATTAGGTTTCAGGGATAAAATCACTCTGAGCAGTGGCCGTTTTCTTCTTGGCAATAAGTATGTTTTAATCTTTTAtttgttcactgtttttcattttatttgatATTGTGAAAATACCATTTTAATTGACAAATATATTATGTTCAGATGTTGCATAATTGTAGTTCGTTTCTTCCAAGGAGGTCCAGTCCTAAATTAAATTCGAATTTTAGTCGACTATCTTCCTCAGTTTTTCTTGTAAAGCTTATACATTGAGTTTGCATCCTGTCTCTGTTTAGTACTACTATGTGCATGGCCATTAACATGTGTTTTTGATTGCAGGTATGCTAGAACATTTGTGTTCTTCTACTCCATAGGGTTGCATCTCTTGGTGTTTGCGTGTCTGTACAGAATGTCTGCTATAAGTGATCTAAGGTGACTTTTGTTCTTTCTTATGTAGCTTATCTATTTGGATATTATATGAAATGCTAAATCCTTTTTATGTATTTCAGAACATCCGCGCATGACTAGTTCAGCTCTATCAGAACCTCTCCCTCACGTATGTACACACTTTATCCACAAATaaacagagaaggaaaaaagaagatAGGCCTAAAGTTTTAGTTCAGTAATTGTGGCGTTGTAATAAATAGATCACGGTTAGTCAAGGTTCGCGAATTAAGTATATCACCCTTACAGTGTATATAGGCAAATGCAACATGCATCATCCTTTCCTAGTTTGTTTTCTAGTTTCTGACACTTACGGGAAGAGCTGTTTTTGCTTTTCTGCAAATTAAAGTAGATCATGCACTTTCTCATATCGTATAGCATAGTGGTGACTCATGAGCATTATTTGCTTTAAAAATCAATTGTTGAATTTTGGAAAAAGAAGTGAAGGAATGGAAATATGGAAAATGCTAGTTTGGTAGTTTTACAGTGGCCTTGCATGCCAGGTATTCAGGTAATGTTGGTAGCTTTACTTCTCCCAAATCCGCCCAAGTCAACTGTAATGTGAAATTAAACTTTAGATTTGGAGAGAGAAGTCCggttttctcttttccttttcttatcgCTATTACATCGTGATTCTTGCTCCATCTAAACTAGTAGGAAACTTTAGATTTGGAGAGAGAAGCCCGGTTTAATTTCACACAAACCTAGAAAATGGTGTCAATGACTTCCCCTGGCTGAACGGTGGTACAATACTAGTTATCATACTAGTCTTAAAATGTCACCCTTCCAAGCTCTTTATGGATATCTCCTTCCCCATATGGCATTccctactactacaacaacttctgTGGCTGCTGTAGAGAAGTACTAAAAGGAAAGAGACTTGATCTTCTAAAAGAAACACTTCACAAGGCACAGGAAAGAATTAAATTTTTTGCTTAAGGGTAGAACAGACAGAACTTTTGATGTGGGTGACCTGGTTTACTTAAAGCTTCAGCCTTACAGGAAAGCTTCAGTATCACTAAGAAAAAACTTCAAGCTTTCTGCAAAGTTTTATGGGCCATTCCAAATCTTACAGAAGGTTGCCTGTGTGGCTTACAAACTTCAGTTAACTTCTTCTGCGAATCTATCCGGTTTTTCATGTCTCTCAGCTTAAGAAGCACATTGGTAAGCAGAACATTCCTTCTCCTACTTTGCCTATTGTTGATCATGAAGGTGACCTAATCATGAGATGCGAAGCAGTCGTCAAATCCAAAACAGTTCTCACTGGGAAGAGGTTATTCATACAACTTTTGATCT
The nucleotide sequence above comes from Papaver somniferum cultivar HN1 chromosome 8, ASM357369v1, whole genome shotgun sequence. Encoded proteins:
- the LOC113303075 gene encoding protein CASP-like: MEVSQGGPERDKGSSSPSPTAVVSNFWRDFDLDKERSVLDEQGLRIAENQENSQKNRRKLAESTRDFKKASPEDKLSLFNSLLKGYQEEVDNLTKRAKFGENAFLNIYQKIYEAPDPYPALASIAEQDLILSELQSENHKMKVELEEFRTEATHLKNQQATIRRLEERNRQLEQQMEEKVKEIVEIKQRSLAEENQKTLEVLKDRERLLQDQLRQAKESVSNMQKLHEFAQSQMFELRAQSDEERAAKQSEVNLLMDEVERAQTRLHSLEREKGILRSQLQTTNEENGNKNSDNLDCNTMLENSLSAKEKIISELNMELHNMETTLSNEREQHINDIKKLNGLLREKDIIIENIKKELQARPATKLVDDLRKKVKILQAVGYNSIEAEDWEVATDGEEMSKLESMLLDKNRKMEHELTQLKVKLSEQSTLLETAEQKVAELVAKVNEQQRLISKLEDDILKGYNSTDRKGTRFDDWDIHDVGAELSENAEQKHIASDQDQNSMLKVICNQRDRFRARLRETEEEVRQLKEKIGGLTVELEKTKADNVKLYGKIRYVQDYSLEKLVSRGARKHSEDLESGFSSDFESKYKKIYEDDINPFAAFSRKERDQRYKELGFRDKITLSSGRFLLGNKYARTFVFFYSIGLHLLVFACLYRMSAISDLRTSAHD